Genomic window (Chryseobacterium sp. H1D6B):
AAGCATTCTTTCTGTAATCCCTGAAATGCGGTCACGAAGCTCACTGAAACGTAATTTTCCATTTTCAAGTTTGCATAAAATCAATAATTTCCATCTTCCGCCGATCTTACAAACGGCGTAGGTAAGGTCACATTCCGTAATGTATTGTGCATTAATACTGTTCGTCGAATTTTCCTTTCTCTTTCCCATTACTTACAAATTTGTTAGTACCATACAAGTAGCTGCGTACTATGCAAATTTACTGCTTCATCTTAATTTTGCAGCATAAAAATTAAATAAAGATGCAGAAATTATACTGGTTGGGAATCTTCTTAGGAATTATTTCCTGTAAAAGTATAGACAATAAGAAAAAAATAACAGATATGGCATTCACCCCAAAAATCAATCAGATCACAGATCATTTACAAAAAATACAGGTATTCGACGGCAGAAGTCCTTTGGATATCAGCCGCAAAGGATATGAAACAATGGTACTTCAGTTAAGCGGTAAAAAAGAAGCAGTCGCCCAGATCGAAGAGTTTACAATTCCTCAGGATGATCATCAGATACCTGTGAGATTATATAATCCTAAAGGAAAAAATACAGCTGGTTCACCGGCAATTATTTATATCCACGGCGGATGGTTTATTTCTGGAGGCTATGAAACCCACGATGCTGTTGTCCGTAAACTGGCGAATGCGACGGGAGCTGTTGTTTTATTTCCAGACTACCGCCTCGCCCCGGAACATCCTTTTCCTGCCGGCTTAGATGACTGCAGAGCTGCTGTAAAATGGTTCATAGAAAATGCACAGTCATTAGGAATTGACAGCAGTAAGATCGGGGTTATGGGCGACAGTGCGGGCGGAGCATTGGCTGCAGTTGTATCCAGCGAATTGGGAAATCAATTAAAATTTCAGGCATTAATTTATCCTGCCGCCGACAATACATTCAGTACAAAATCATGGGAAACTTATAAAGAAGGACCCGTACTCAATAAAGAAGGAGGAATACAAGCGTGGAACTGGTATCTCCCGTCAGAAAATGACAGACACAATCCATCAGCTGTTCCTATTTTAATAAAAGATTTTAAAAATACACCGCCCACATTGATAGTATTAGCAGAACACGATCCTTTAAGAGATGAAGGTGAAAAACTGGCAGAGAATATGAAAAAATCCGGTGTTTCCGTGAAGACAAGTGTTTACAAAGATATGGTCCACGGTTTTATGCATATGGGAGGTGTACTCACTGAAACACAAGCTGCAGTGGATGAAACAGCAGTATTTATTCTTGAAAATTTAGAAAAATAATAGATTTAAAAAATGAAAAAATTCGCATATATCGGATGTCTAGGCTTTCTTGCCGTGATTACCACTGAATTCGGAGTTATCGGCA
Coding sequences:
- a CDS encoding alpha/beta hydrolase; the protein is MQKLYWLGIFLGIISCKSIDNKKKITDMAFTPKINQITDHLQKIQVFDGRSPLDISRKGYETMVLQLSGKKEAVAQIEEFTIPQDDHQIPVRLYNPKGKNTAGSPAIIYIHGGWFISGGYETHDAVVRKLANATGAVVLFPDYRLAPEHPFPAGLDDCRAAVKWFIENAQSLGIDSSKIGVMGDSAGGALAAVVSSELGNQLKFQALIYPAADNTFSTKSWETYKEGPVLNKEGGIQAWNWYLPSENDRHNPSAVPILIKDFKNTPPTLIVLAEHDPLRDEGEKLAENMKKSGVSVKTSVYKDMVHGFMHMGGVLTETQAAVDETAVFILENLEK